The following nucleotide sequence is from Staphylococcus chromogenes.
GAGGTCCAGTATATAAAATATTCATATCGAAACCTTTAGCGCGGCGTGCCACTGCACTTCCAATTTCACCTAAACCGATGATACCAATGGTTTTACCTGACACTTCACGACCTCTAAAGAAGAGAGGAGCCCAACCGTCGAATCCTTCATGACGCATGAGTTGATCTCCTTCTGGAATGCGACGCGCCACTGCGAGTAAAATACCCATCGTGAGTTCTGCTGTAGCATTTGTAGAGGCTTTTGGTGTATTAGAAACCTCGATACCTTTAGATTTTGCATAATCAATATCTACATTGTTAAAGCCTGCACCGTAGTTCGCAATAAAGGCAAGTTGTTCACCACTATCAATCACTTCTTTATCAACGTTTGTCGACAACAAGCTCACGAGTCCAAAAGCATCTTTGACACCTTTTTTTAATTCATCTTGACTAATAATGCCTTTTCCTTCATACATTTCAACTTCAAAGTGTTCTTTTAATAAGTTGAGACCTACTTCTGGAATAGGTCCAGCAACGAAAATCTTTTTCATCGTCATTCCCACCTTTCTCTTCAAGTATAAAGTAAACGTTTTCTCAGTGACAAGACAAGCGTACTTAAATCATAAAAAAGTGGACTTGAAATCAAATTCAAGCCCACTTTTTATAAAGTTTATTTTAGAACGAGTGACATAGATGCACACACCCAATGCACTTAAATCAATTCAAAAATACAGCGCATCTTGTCATGAAGTTCTATTATTTTACGTGAATGTAATTGTATGAACCAGCTTCACTTGCTGAAATTGTACGTTCACTTACACTGAATGGTCCGCCATTGTAGTTCATTTCTGAAACTGTAACTGAACCGTCTTCATTTACAGATTCTACATAAGCCACGTGGCCCATAGGTCCTTCAGATGATTGTAAAATTGAACCAGCTTCTGGTGTATTGTTCACTGTGTAACCTGCTGCAGCTGCTGCACTTGCCCAGTTGTTAGCATTGCCCCATGTTGAACCGATTGATCCACCGACTTTGTCATACACGTACCAAGTACATTGACCCGCTGTGTATAAGTTACCTGCTGAAACAGAACCTGTTGAATGTGTAGATGTAGATGTAGTTGTTGTGTTTGTACCATTTGTATATGATGAAGAGTTATTTGAAGAATAATCGTAGTTTGTTGAACCACCATTTGTATTGTAGTTGTAACTCCAAGAATAATTATAGCTACCTTCAGCGGCATCAGCATCGTGATGATCTAATCCAATTGCTGCTGCACCTACTCCTGCTGTTAATGTTGTTACTGTAGCGATTTGCTTTAACATAATAAAAGTCCTCCTAAAGATTAATTAGTATTTTATGAATAGATTCCTTATTTGCTTAAAGTATTCCCATGAGTATGCCACTCAAGGGGGATTTTTTGAATCGCTATTTTAACGACAAGACAAACTTTAACAAAAAAACCAACCTTTGTGTGGAATGTTACGATTTTGTAATCAAATGTAAAATTAGTTGATTTATTTTGTAATGATAACTTTTAGAGTGTTTTTGAGAAATAAAAGTCAAAGACATCCAATTTTAAATGTCGAAGTAAGAGGGGAAAGTCAGTAGTGATGCGTTATTTTTGAAGCCAAAAAAGATAGGAGCATGCGGGAGCGCTCCTATCTTTAGTGTTCTAACAAAAGGAATTATGTCACTGTTGTAACATTTTTTGTAACAATATTATTTAAAAAAACGAATTGAAAGTGGGGGTAAATAATCTTCACCATTATAAGCTTTAATAATGGCGACGATGTGAAAAATAAATGAAAGCAGTAAAACAATCGGTAAAATAACAAAACCAATGAGTACAAACATGAGTAGAGAGGCAACGATAGACCAAATCGAATAAGAGATAATAAAGTTAAAATAATTTTTGCCGCTAATATCTACAAATCGAGAAGTGTCTCGTTTTATCAACCATATAAGTAAAGGTCCTATAATACTTGTGAAAAATGATGTGACATAAATAAGGACGGCCATTAAACGTTCATCATCAGTTGGAACGTTTATATGAGGTGTATTTACTTGATGATAAAAGTGCGCATCATTATGATTCATGTTAAGAATTCCTCCAATTTAATGTACAATATTTTACATTAATTTTAACATATTTACTGAGTGATTTTACAAATATTTATGTTTCAAAATAGTATAAAATGAGCTTTTATAATAACTATTTTCTTTTAACGCTCGGTCTGTTAACATGCTTATGAGACATATTTATTTGATGAGGAGTGGGGAAGAAATCATGAAAATTGCTATCGTAGGTTCAGGAAATGGGGCAGTGACAGCTGCTGTTCAAATGAAAGATAAAGGTCATGATGTACGTTTATATTGTAGAAATCAAAGCATTCATAAATTTGATCATGCCAAAGCAAAAGGGGGCTTTCAATTTATTGAAGAGGGTGAAAGTTCTTTTGTGCCTTTTACAGACATTAGCGACGATATGGCTTACGTTTTAGAGGATGCTGAAGTCATTATGTTAATCATTCCGTCATCTTTTATTGAATATTATGCAGAATTGATGGCACCTTATATTCACGATGATCAAATTATTTTCTTTAATATGGCAGCGGCTATGGGTTCTGCCCGTTTTATTAAAGTTTTAAATGAAGTGAAAAGTGACATTCGTCCTGTGTTAGCTGAAGCGAATACACTGACATATGGCACACGCGTTGATTTTGATGAAGCTATTGTCAATTTATCTTTAAATGTGCGTAAAGTTTATTTTTCAACATTCAATACGGAAGACTTAAGTGCCACATTTAAAAAAATTGAAACGCTTTATCCTTATATTGTAAAAGAAGAGAGCTTATGGCGAACAAATCTAGAAAATGGAAACCCTGAAGTGCATCCCGGACCAACTTTATTAAATGTAGGGCGTATTGATTATAGTGGAGATTTCGCTTTGTATAAAGAAGGCATTACAAAGCATACGGTGAGGCTATTACACGCAGTTGAATTAGAACGCTTAACGCTTGGAAGAAAATTAGGCTTTGAACTTGAAACAGCTAAGGAAGGGCGTATTGAACGTGGCTACTTAGAAAGAGAGGACGAGGATAAATCGCTAAAAACGTTATTTAATGAAAGTCCTGTTTTCTCTCAAATTCGTGGTCCACATGAAGTGAATAATCGCTATCTCACAGAAGATATCGCTTACGGGCTTGTGTTATGGTCAAGTTTAGGCCGTGAAATTGGGGTTCCAACGCCTAATATCGATGCAATTATTGTGATTGCATCAACAATTTTAGAACGTGATTTTTATAAAGAGGGATTAACGATTGAGGATTTAGGCCGTGAAAACGTTGGCTTAACATCTTATTAAAAGCGATGGGGGGAGTATTCATGACGCGAAAACCTACTTTATTAGAATCGCTATCAACCATTGTCGTGATGATGGTAGTGGTATGTGTAGGATTTATCTTTTTTGAAATTCCTGTTCAACCTTTACTGATTATTGCTTCAGCATATGCTGCATTTATCGCATGGCGTGTAGGTCTTCGTTGGAAAGATTTAGAAGAGGGGATTACACAACGATTGGCGACAGCGATGCCTGCGATTTTCATTATTCTTGCAGTGGGCATTATCGTTGGGACGTGGATGTACTCAGGAACCGTACCAGGTTTAATATATTATGGTTTAAAGTTTTTAAGTCCACAATTTTTCCTAGTCTCTGCATTTATTATTTCGGCAGTTTGTTCTGTGGCAACTGGAACTGCATGGGGCTCGGCTTCTACTGCCGGCATCGCTTTAATCGCCATTGCTTTACAAATGGACATTCCTGCAGGTATGGCAGCGGGCGCGATTATCTCTGGGGCAGTTTTTGGAGATAAGATGTCCCCATTATCAGATACGACAAATCTTGCATCACTTGTCACGCGTGTCAATATATTCAGCCATATTAAACATATGATTTGGACGACGATTCCAGCATCAATAATCGGAATGATTATTTGGCATATTGCCTCTATGGGCCTTGCGCACAATGCGAACACTAAAAATATACAAAAGTTGCTTCACGATATAGAAACGATGTATCATATGAACTTTTTAATTTGGATTCCTGCGATTGTGATTATTGCTTGTCTTGCTTTTAAAATGGCAACAGTGCCAGCGATGCTAATTTCGAGCGCATCTGCCATTATTGTTGGAACGCTTAATCATGGATTCAAATTACAAGATGGCTTTAAAGCTACATTTAATGGTTTTACACCTGATATGTTGTTAGTGAAAACAGAGGGATTATCGAAAAATGCACTTACACTGATTGAACAAGGCGGCATCATGAGTATGACTCAAATTATCGTAACGATTTTTTGTGGTTATGCTTTTGCTGGCATCGTTGAAAAGGCAGGCTGTTTAGATGTACTTTTAGAATCAATTTCAAGTCGTGTGAATCATCGTGGATCACTCATATTGGTGACAGTTATCGGGACTTTAACGATGGTGTTAGCTGCAGGTGTAGCTTCTGTGGCGATTATCATGGTTGGCGTTTTATTAATGGATATGTACAACAAAATGGGTTATGATCGCGTCAATTTATCTCGGACACTTGAAGATTCAGGCACAATGGTCCTACCATTAATCCCTTGGGGAACATCCGGTGTTTATTATACGCAACAACTCGGCGTTCCGGTAAGCGAGTTTTTCATTTGGGCCATTCCTTGTTACCTATGTATCGTGATTGCCTTATTTTACGGTTTTACAGGTATAGGTATTAAAAAAGGAACAACACCTGATAAAACGATGACAACATAAATGTCCATGATATACGCTTGGTTTTAATAAAATGTGAAATTTATATGTTTAAAATTACCAAAAACGGTAATACTATTAATGTAAATGAGGTGATTCCATATTTTACTTAATAGTTCTTGTAGCGATGACACTATTAGGGTTTGGGATTCACCAATTTATCAATAAAGACTTACTTGTACTAAAAAGTCCTTCTATCATTTTCTGGGGTGCCAGCTTTATATTGTATTTTGTAGCGATTGTACTTTATAAAGCTGAAACCCTTACTTTTGTGTTTAAAGTCCATGAGGCTATGATCATCACTATATTCGGTTTTACGGTGTTATGGGTTTATTCACATTTATATAAGTCTATTGATACAATTGTCTATACGGTCATTATCGCCATACTAACGCTCATGTGCGCTTTAGTTACCATCCCAAACCCTCATGCAGACATGATATCACTGATGCTCGTTGTGCGACTAATTTTAACGATGTTGTTTGTCGCAGTGGGTGTTCATGTAGTCTGGAAGCAAATTAAAGCCAAACAGATGGAAAATTTTCCACTGTTGTATCTCTTTGCCTTTGGATATTGGGTCACTATTGCCTATTGGATATAAAAGGTTTCTGAAACAGTAACCGTTTGCTGCCTACGAAGTACTTTGCTTTGTGGGCAGTTTTTTAATACCAAAAAAAGACCAACCTTTTTGAGAGAGGTTGGTCTTAAAACTAAGGTTTCCTATAGCTAGGAAAGTATGTGTATTAGTGGATGAAGTTATAGCTTGCTGCTTGGCTCGCAGAAATTGTACGTGAAGTCACAACACCAGGGCCTTGGCCGTAGT
It contains:
- a CDS encoding CHAP domain-containing protein, yielding MLKQIATVTTLTAGVGAAAIGLDHHDADAAEGSYNYSWSYNYNTNGGSTNYDYSSNNSSSYTNGTNTTTTSTSTHSTGSVSAGNLYTAGQCTWYVYDKVGGSIGSTWGNANNWASAAAAAGYTVNNTPEAGSILQSSEGPMGHVAYVESVNEDGSVTVSEMNYNGGPFSVSERTISASEAGSYNYIHVK
- the nhaC gene encoding Na+/H+ antiporter NhaC produces the protein MTRKPTLLESLSTIVVMMVVVCVGFIFFEIPVQPLLIIASAYAAFIAWRVGLRWKDLEEGITQRLATAMPAIFIILAVGIIVGTWMYSGTVPGLIYYGLKFLSPQFFLVSAFIISAVCSVATGTAWGSASTAGIALIAIALQMDIPAGMAAGAIISGAVFGDKMSPLSDTTNLASLVTRVNIFSHIKHMIWTTIPASIIGMIIWHIASMGLAHNANTKNIQKLLHDIETMYHMNFLIWIPAIVIIACLAFKMATVPAMLISSASAIIVGTLNHGFKLQDGFKATFNGFTPDMLLVKTEGLSKNALTLIEQGGIMSMTQIIVTIFCGYAFAGIVEKAGCLDVLLESISSRVNHRGSLILVTVIGTLTMVLAAGVASVAIIMVGVLLMDMYNKMGYDRVNLSRTLEDSGTMVLPLIPWGTSGVYYTQQLGVPVSEFFIWAIPCYLCIVIALFYGFTGIGIKKGTTPDKTMTT
- a CDS encoding 2-hydroxyacid dehydrogenase family protein, with the translated sequence MKKIFVAGPIPEVGLNLLKEHFEVEMYEGKGIISQDELKKGVKDAFGLVSLLSTNVDKEVIDSGEQLAFIANYGAGFNNVDIDYAKSKGIEVSNTPKASTNATAELTMGILLAVARRIPEGDQLMRHEGFDGWAPLFFRGREVSGKTIGIIGLGEIGSAVARRAKGFDMNILYTGPHRKEDKEQALDASYVDLETLLKESDFITINAAYNTSMEHMIDAEQLKLMKSTAYLINASRGPIVHEKALLEALQNKTIEGAALDVYEFEPEITEGLKSLDNVVITPHIGNATFEARDMMAEIVANNLIKKAQGETPDYIVNA
- a CDS encoding DUF4870 domain-containing protein; amino-acid sequence: MNHNDAHFYHQVNTPHINVPTDDERLMAVLIYVTSFFTSIIGPLLIWLIKRDTSRFVDISGKNYFNFIISYSIWSIVASLLMFVLIGFVILPIVLLLSFIFHIVAIIKAYNGEDYLPPLSIRFFK
- a CDS encoding NAD/NADP-dependent octopine/nopaline dehydrogenase family protein, with product MKIAIVGSGNGAVTAAVQMKDKGHDVRLYCRNQSIHKFDHAKAKGGFQFIEEGESSFVPFTDISDDMAYVLEDAEVIMLIIPSSFIEYYAELMAPYIHDDQIIFFNMAAAMGSARFIKVLNEVKSDIRPVLAEANTLTYGTRVDFDEAIVNLSLNVRKVYFSTFNTEDLSATFKKIETLYPYIVKEESLWRTNLENGNPEVHPGPTLLNVGRIDYSGDFALYKEGITKHTVRLLHAVELERLTLGRKLGFELETAKEGRIERGYLEREDEDKSLKTLFNESPVFSQIRGPHEVNNRYLTEDIAYGLVLWSSLGREIGVPTPNIDAIIVIASTILERDFYKEGLTIEDLGRENVGLTSY